DNA from Hwangdonia lutea:
AATTAGGTAAAGTAGTTAAGTTACAAGTTCGGGGAGGTGCTGCGAATCCATCGCCACCGGTTGGACCCGCTTTAGGAGCTGCAGGTGTAAACATCATGGAGTTCTGTAAGCAATTCAATGCCAGAACCCAAGATAAGCCAGGTAAAGTATTACCAGTGGTTATATCTGTTTACAAAGACAAATCATTCGACTTTGTAATTAAAACTCCACCAGCTGCAGTTCAATTAATGGAAGCAGCAAAGGTGAAGAAAGGGTCTGGAGAGCCAAACCGAAAAAAAGTAGCTAAAGTATCTTGGGATCAGATTAAAACCATCGCAGAAGACAAAATGGTAGATTTAAACGCATTTACTACAGAGTCTGCTATGAAAATGGTTGCTGGTACAGCAAGATCGATGGGAATAACTGTAACAGGAAAATTTCCTTCTTAATCTATTAAAGACATTAGAAAATGGCAAGATTAACAAAAAAGCAAAAAGAGGCTTTAGCAAAAATTGAAAAAGGAAAACTTTATTCTGTTGATGAAGCATCAGCATTGATTAAAGATATTACCAATACAAAATTTGACGCATCAGTTGATTTGGCAGTACGTTTGGGAGTAGATCCGCGTAAAGCCAATCAGATGGTTAGAGGTGTGGTTTCATTACCACACGGTACTGGTAAAGACATGAAAGTATTAGCATTAGTAACACCAGATAAAGAAGCAGAAGCTAAAGAAGCTGGAGCAGATTACGTAGGTTTAGACGAGTACCTTGATAAAATTAAAGGGGGTTGGACAGACGTTGACGTTATCGTTACGATGCCAAGTGTTATGGGTAAATTAGGTCCTTTAGGACGTGTGTTAGGTCCTCGTGGTTTAATGCCAAACCCAAAAACAGGTACAGTAACTATGGATGTTGCAAAAGCAGTAAGCGAAGTAAAAGCTGGTAAAATTGACTTTAAAGTTGATAAAACCGGTATTGTACATGCCGCTATTGGCAAGGCATCATTTAGTGCTGATAAAATTGCGGGCAACGCAAATGAATTATTAACAACATTAATAAAACTAAAACCGACAACCGCTAAAGGTGTTTACGTAAAAAGCATATTTATGTCTTCTACAATGAGCCCAAGTTTAGCGATTGATCCTAAAATTGGTTAATTAAGTTAAAACTTTAAATTATGACAAGAGAAGAAAAATCACAAGTAATTGAGGAATTAACTGCAGAATTAGCTAATAATGCAAATATCTATTTAACCGATATTTCAGGATTAAATGCTGGGACTACCTCAAATTTGCGTCGTGCTGCTTTTAAGGCAAACGTGCAAATGGCAGTTGTTAAAAACACATTACTTGCAAAAGCAATGGAAGCTTCGGATAAAGATTTTGGAGACCTTGCTTCTGTTTTAAAAGGCAATACATCGGTGATGTATTCCGAAACGGGTAATGCACCAGCTAAGTTAATTAAAAACTTCCGTAAAAAATCAGAAAAACCTTTATTAAAAGGGGCATTTATAGAAGAAGCAGTTTATTTAGGTGACGATCAACTAGATATGTTAGTTGATATTAAATCGAAAGAAGAATTAATTGGAGAAATTGTTACATTATTACAATCTCCTGCTAAAAATGTTGTTTCTGCACTTAAATCGGGTGGAGGAACCATTGCTGGAATTATTAAAACACTATCTGAAAAAGAAGGATAGTATTAACAAGTACGCACTTATTACAAATATATTATTATCACAAAATTATTAAAACGATAGAAAAATGGCAGATTTAAAAGATTTCGCAGAACAATTAGTTAACCTTACTGTAAAAGAAGTAAACGAGTTAGCAACTATATTAAAAGATGAGTATGGTATCGAGCCTGCTGCTGCTGCTGCAGTTGCTGTTGCTGGTCCTGCTGGTGGTGGAGAAGCTGAAGAAGCTCAAACTGAGTTTGATGTTATCCTTAAAGCCGCTGGTGGTTCTAAATTAGCAGTTGTAAAATTAGTTAAAGAATTAACTGGTTTAGGATTAAAAGAAGCTAAAGGTTTAGTTGATGATGCACCATCTCCAATTAAAGAGGCTGTATCAAAAGACGAAGCTGAAGCATTAAAAGCGCAGTTAGAAGAAGCTGGAGCTGAGGTTGAGCTTAAGTAAGCATACCATCCCAACAACACAAAGGTTTAGGTCTGAAGCATGTGCTATCAGGCCTAGACCATTTTGCGTATAATAGCATTATACCAAATAAAACACAAAACAACCTATAAATAATCAATTCGTTTATGGTTGTTTAACCAGCGTTTAAAACGCTTTCACTATTTATTTTTAATCATAATTCCGTCCATTGATGTTATCAACACAAGCTGAAAGATTAAATTTCTCGTCTATTGTAAATAGAACAGAATACCCAGATTTCTTGGATATTCAGATAAAATCCTTCCAGGATTTTTTCCAATTAGAAACAAAATCAGAAGAAAGAGGTGATGAAGGTCTTTACAACACCTTTATGGAAAACTTTCCAATCACAGATTCACGTAATCAATTCGTTTTAGAATTTTTAGATTACTTTGTGGATCCACCAAGATATGCTATTGAAGAGTGTATTGAAAGAGGCCTTACGTATAGCGTTCCGCTAAAGGCAAGATTAAAATTATATTGTACAGACCCTGAACATGAGGATTTCGAGACTATTGTTCAAGATGTGTATTTAGGCACCATACCTTACATGACACCTTCTGGTACGTTTTGTATTAATGGGGCAGAACGTGTCGTAGTATCTCAATTGCATAGATCTCCGGGAGTATTCTTTGGACAGTCATTCCATGCTAATGGAACAAAATTGTATTCTGCAAGAGTAATCCCTTTTAAAGGCTCTTGGATAGAATTTGCTACAGATATCAATCAAGTGATGTACGCTTACATTGATAGAAAGAAAAAATTACCAGTAACAACGCTTTTTAGAGCTATTGGCTTTGAGCGTGATAAAGATATTTTAGAAATTTTCGATCTTGCTGAAGAAGTTAAAGTATCAAAATCCGGATTAAAAAAATATTTAGGACGAAAGCTTGCTGCTCGTGTGTTAAACACATGGCATGAGGATTTTGTTGATGAAGATACAGGTGAGGTGGTATCCATCGAGCGTAACGAAATTGTGCTTGATCGTGATACGGTATTAGATAAAGAAAATATTGAAGAAATTCTTGAAGCTGAAGTAAAAACGATTCTTTTACACAAAGAAACTTCAGAACAAGGTGATTATGCCATTATCCATAACACGCTTCAAAAAGATCCAACAAACTCTGAAAAAGAAGCTGTTGAGCATATCTATAGACAATTACGTAATGCAGAGCCGCCAGATGAGGAAACGGCAAGAGGGATAATTGATAAATTATTCTTCTCAGACCAACGTTACTCTTTAGGTGAGGTTGGGCGTTACAGAATGAATAAAAAATTAGGTCTTGATATTGGTATGGATAAGCAAGTGCTTACCAAAGAAGATATCATTACTATTATTAAATATTTAATCGAGCTTATCAACTCTAAAGCAGAGATTGATGATATTGATCACTTATCTAACCGTCGTGTACGTACCGTTGGTGAGCAATTATCTCAACAATTTGGTGTTGGTTTAGCACGTATGGCTCGTACTATTCGTGAGCGAATGAACGTTCGTGATAACGAGGTGTTTACCCCAATAGATTTGATTAATGCCAAGACTTTATCGTCTGTAATTAATTCATTCTTTGGTACCAATCAGTTGTCGCAATTCATGGATCAAACCAATCCACTTGCAGAAATTACGCATAAGCGTCGTTTATCTGCTTTAGGACCAGGAGGTTTATCGCGTGAAAGAGCAGGGTTCGAGGTTCGTGATGTACACTATACGCACTACGGAAGACTTTGTCCGATTGAAACACCAGAGGGACCAAACATTGGTTTAATTTCTTCACTTTCAGTGTATGCTAAAGTGAATTCTATGGGATTCATTGAAACCCCGTACAGAAAAGTTACCGATGGTGTTGTAGACATTAAGAACGAACCGACTTATTTAAGTGCTGAAGAAGAAGAAGAGAAATTAATCGCTCAAGCAACGGTTGAAGTTGATGATAGCGGAAAGATTTTGCACGACAAGGTTATTGCCAGAATGGAAGGCGATTTCCCAGTAATTGATCCAAACGGATTACATTATACCGATGTGGCACCAAATCAAATTTCATCTATTTCGGCATCTTTAATTCCGTTCTTAGAGCATGATGATGCGAATAGAGCCTTGATGGGATCTAACATGATGCGTCAAGCAGTACCATTGTTACGAGTAGATGCACCCATTGTTGGTACCGGTTTAGAGCGTCAAGTGGCTTCAGATTCTCGTGTATTAATTAACGCAGAAGGCAATGGAGAAGTACTTTATGTTGATGCGAACGAGATTAAGATACAGTACGAACGTACCGAAGATGAGGCTAAAGTAAGTTTTGATAGCGATATTAAAACTTACGAATTGGTGAAATTCAGAAAAACTAACCAAGGCACGTCTATCAACCTAAAACCTATTGTGGTTAAAGGCGATAAAGTAACTAAGGGTCAGGTTTTATGTGAAGGTTATGCCACTCAAAAAGGAGAATTAGCTTTAGGTAGAAATATGAAAGTGGCCTTTATGCCATGGAAAGGATACAACTTTGAGGATGCGATTGTAATTTCTGAAAAAGTGGTTCGTGAAGATATTTTCACATCTATTCATATTGACGAGTATTCTTTAGAGGTTAGAGATACCAAATTAGGTAACGAAGAGCTTACTAACGATATTCCTAACGTTTCAGAAGAAGCGACTAAAGATTTAGATGAACACGGAATGATTCGTGTTGGTGCCGAGGTTAAACCTGGCGATATCCTAATTGGTAAAATTACACCAAAAGGAGAATCAGACCCAACACCAGAAGAGAAATTATTACGTGCCATTTTTGGAGATAAAGCAGGCGATGTTAAAGATGCTTCTTTAAAAGCTTCACCATCATTAAACGGTGTGGTTATTGAAAAGAAATTGTTTGCCAGAGCCGTGAAAGATAAGCGTAAAAGAGCACAGGATAAAGATGATATCTTACAATTAGAAGGTATTTACGATTCAAAATTCGATGCTTTAAAAGACGTATTGGTCGAAAAACTTTTTTCTATTGTAAATGGTAAAACGGCACAAGGTATATTTAACGATTTAGGTGAAGAGGTGTTACCAAAAGGTAAAAAATTCACACTTAAAATGTTAAATGCTGTTGATGATTATGCGCATTTAGTGTCTGGTAAATGGACCACAGATGACCATACCAACAAACTTGTTGCAGATTTAATTCACAATTACAAAATAAAAGAAAACGATTTACAAGGAGCTTTAAGACGTGAGAAGTTTACTATATCTGTTGGTGATGAGTTACCTGCAGGTATCATCAAACTTGCAAAAGTTTATATTGCTAAAAAGCGTAAGCTTAAAGTAGGTGATAAAATGGCGGGACGCCACGGTAACAAAGGTATTGTTGCTCGAATTGTACGTCAAGAAGATATGCCATTC
Protein-coding regions in this window:
- the rplK gene encoding 50S ribosomal protein L11, whose translation is MAKELGKVVKLQVRGGAANPSPPVGPALGAAGVNIMEFCKQFNARTQDKPGKVLPVVISVYKDKSFDFVIKTPPAAVQLMEAAKVKKGSGEPNRKKVAKVSWDQIKTIAEDKMVDLNAFTTESAMKMVAGTARSMGITVTGKFPS
- the rplA gene encoding 50S ribosomal protein L1 — protein: MARLTKKQKEALAKIEKGKLYSVDEASALIKDITNTKFDASVDLAVRLGVDPRKANQMVRGVVSLPHGTGKDMKVLALVTPDKEAEAKEAGADYVGLDEYLDKIKGGWTDVDVIVTMPSVMGKLGPLGRVLGPRGLMPNPKTGTVTMDVAKAVSEVKAGKIDFKVDKTGIVHAAIGKASFSADKIAGNANELLTTLIKLKPTTAKGVYVKSIFMSSTMSPSLAIDPKIG
- the rplJ gene encoding 50S ribosomal protein L10, whose protein sequence is MTREEKSQVIEELTAELANNANIYLTDISGLNAGTTSNLRRAAFKANVQMAVVKNTLLAKAMEASDKDFGDLASVLKGNTSVMYSETGNAPAKLIKNFRKKSEKPLLKGAFIEEAVYLGDDQLDMLVDIKSKEELIGEIVTLLQSPAKNVVSALKSGGGTIAGIIKTLSEKEG
- the rplL gene encoding 50S ribosomal protein L7/L12 codes for the protein MADLKDFAEQLVNLTVKEVNELATILKDEYGIEPAAAAAVAVAGPAGGGEAEEAQTEFDVILKAAGGSKLAVVKLVKELTGLGLKEAKGLVDDAPSPIKEAVSKDEAEALKAQLEEAGAEVELK
- the rpoB gene encoding DNA-directed RNA polymerase subunit beta, which produces MLSTQAERLNFSSIVNRTEYPDFLDIQIKSFQDFFQLETKSEERGDEGLYNTFMENFPITDSRNQFVLEFLDYFVDPPRYAIEECIERGLTYSVPLKARLKLYCTDPEHEDFETIVQDVYLGTIPYMTPSGTFCINGAERVVVSQLHRSPGVFFGQSFHANGTKLYSARVIPFKGSWIEFATDINQVMYAYIDRKKKLPVTTLFRAIGFERDKDILEIFDLAEEVKVSKSGLKKYLGRKLAARVLNTWHEDFVDEDTGEVVSIERNEIVLDRDTVLDKENIEEILEAEVKTILLHKETSEQGDYAIIHNTLQKDPTNSEKEAVEHIYRQLRNAEPPDEETARGIIDKLFFSDQRYSLGEVGRYRMNKKLGLDIGMDKQVLTKEDIITIIKYLIELINSKAEIDDIDHLSNRRVRTVGEQLSQQFGVGLARMARTIRERMNVRDNEVFTPIDLINAKTLSSVINSFFGTNQLSQFMDQTNPLAEITHKRRLSALGPGGLSRERAGFEVRDVHYTHYGRLCPIETPEGPNIGLISSLSVYAKVNSMGFIETPYRKVTDGVVDIKNEPTYLSAEEEEEKLIAQATVEVDDSGKILHDKVIARMEGDFPVIDPNGLHYTDVAPNQISSISASLIPFLEHDDANRALMGSNMMRQAVPLLRVDAPIVGTGLERQVASDSRVLINAEGNGEVLYVDANEIKIQYERTEDEAKVSFDSDIKTYELVKFRKTNQGTSINLKPIVVKGDKVTKGQVLCEGYATQKGELALGRNMKVAFMPWKGYNFEDAIVISEKVVREDIFTSIHIDEYSLEVRDTKLGNEELTNDIPNVSEEATKDLDEHGMIRVGAEVKPGDILIGKITPKGESDPTPEEKLLRAIFGDKAGDVKDASLKASPSLNGVVIEKKLFARAVKDKRKRAQDKDDILQLEGIYDSKFDALKDVLVEKLFSIVNGKTAQGIFNDLGEEVLPKGKKFTLKMLNAVDDYAHLVSGKWTTDDHTNKLVADLIHNYKIKENDLQGALRREKFTISVGDELPAGIIKLAKVYIAKKRKLKVGDKMAGRHGNKGIVARIVRQEDMPFLEDGTPVDIVLNPLGVPSRMNIGQIYETVLGWAGQKLGQTYATPIFDGAEIDQINELTDKAGIPRYGHTYLYDGGTGQRFDQPATVGVIYMLKLGHMVDDKMHARSIGPYSLITQQPLGGKAQFGGQRFGEMEVWALEAYGASSTLREILTVKSDDVIGRAKTYEAIVKGEPMPDPGLPESFNVLMHELKGLGLDIRLEE